The following are encoded in a window of Falco biarmicus isolate bFalBia1 chromosome 8, bFalBia1.pri, whole genome shotgun sequence genomic DNA:
- the NKX2-5 gene encoding homeobox protein Nkx-2.5: MFPSPVTTTPFSVKDILNLEQHQSGLASMELSSLSSPSCMLATFKQETYSAEPPALPDLREELPEAPPAKAATTFPGSYYVKSYVEMDSAKDTKVDKKELCSLHKSLEQEKRDLEDPERPRQRKRRKPRVLFSQAQVYELERRFKQQKYLSAPERDHLANVLKLTSTQVKIWFQNRRYKCKRQRQDQTLEMVGIPPPRRIAVPVLVRDGKPCLGESSPYSSPYNVSINPYSYNAYPAYTNYNSPACNANYNCNYPSMQTMQPSAAGNNFMNFSVGDLNSVQTPIPQGNAGISTLHGIRAW, from the exons aTGTTTCCTAGCCCTGTGACAACGACACCCTTCTCAGTCAAGGATATTTTGAACCTGGAACAGCATCAGAGCGGCCTGGCCTCTATGGAGCTCTCCTCGCTGTCCTCCCCGTCCTGCATGCTGGCCACCTTCAAGCAGGAGACGTACAGCgccgagcccccagccctgcccgaCCTGCGGGAGGAGCTGCCCGAGGCACCCCCGGCCAAGGCTGCCACCACCTTCCCTGGCTCCTACTACGTGAAAAGCTACGTGGAAATGGACTCGGCCAAGGACACCAAGGTGGACAAGAAAG AACTGTGTTCCCTGCACAAGAGCCTGGAGCAGGAGAAGAGAGACCTTGAAGATCCCGAGCGCCCcagacagaggaaaaggaggaaacctCGCGTCCTCTTTTCTCAAGCCCAAGTCTACGAACTGGAGAGAAGGttcaagcagcagaaatacCTCTCTGCTCCCGAGAGAGACCATCTAGCCAACGTCCTAAAGCTCACCTCCACCCAGGTGAAAATTTGGTTCCAGAATCGAAGGTATAAATGCAAAAGGCAGAGACAGGATCAGACCCTCGAAATGGTGGgcatccccccaccccggcGGATAGCGGTGCCGGTACTGGTGCGCGATGGGAAGCCCTGCTTGGGGGAGTCTTCTCCCTACAGTTCACCGTACAATGTCAGCATTAACCCCTATAGCTATAACGCCTACCCCGCGTACACTAACTACAACAGCCCCGCCTGCAACGCCAACTACAACTGCAACTACCCGTCCATGCAGACCATGCAGCCCTCGGCGGCCGGCAACAACTTCATGAACTTCAGCGTAGGGGACTTGAATTCAGTGCAGACGCCCATCCCGCAGGGGAACGCGGGGATCTCCACGTTGCACGGGATCCGAGCCTGGTAG